The proteins below are encoded in one region of Apium graveolens cultivar Ventura chromosome 4, ASM990537v1, whole genome shotgun sequence:
- the LOC141716661 gene encoding uncharacterized protein LOC141716661, whose translation MVTMKDLLGELLFHIIFLLVQSSGGAEEFARIITVCRDFLLYAEDKSILRVVNFDVKMEPVNFHRFQNIKGLLVKCSEAGNESAQHVLGKVIMLSSTHLFLRKWQPVRSSLAPLDRSMLDCWIPDTNIPAQNNRVRSFMTYFSPIHVYRSKFSSTRLVHRHLVKLFLLNGSHYDFIEMYVFLKYCIKYFMAMGVTREDRRLIASIKLLYIRALCVTSLEKLDKTKESFNDYFRGVREFLEVKAKNLDRNFENLYWDLMENSNEMAVENRVLLTQYMQKCVTVGVNWQEALNDMNFVEALREDMGNRLDEAYTGFGITRAMTLDQFERKFG comes from the exons ATGGTGACAATGAAAGACCTGCTCGGTGAACTGCTTTTCCATATCATCTTCCTGTTGGTGCAGTCATCAGGTGGAGCAGAAGAATTTGCCCGAATAATAACTGT TTGCAGAGATTTTCTTTTGTATGCAGAAGATAAATCAATTTTGAGAGTTGTCAATTTTGATGTTAAGATGGAACCTGTGAACTTTCACCGGTTCCAAAATATCAAAGGCCTACTCGTCAAATGTTCTGAAGCGGGTAATGAATCTGCTCAGCATGTGCTTGGGAAG GTAATAATGCTGAGCTCTACTCATTTGTTTCTTAGAAAATGGCAGCCGGTAAGATCTAGTTTAGCTCCTCTTGATCGTTCAATGCTTGATTGTTGGATTCCTGACACAAATATTCCCGCTCAGAACAATAGAGTGAGGTCTTTTATGACCTACTTTTCACCTATACATGTATACAGAAGTAAATTTTCATCGACAAGATTGGTTCACCGCCATCTTGTGAAATTGTTTTTGCTTAATGGCAGCCATTATGACTTCATTGAAATGTATGTATTCTTAAAGTATTGTATTAAGTACTTCATGGCCATGGGAGTTACTAGAGAAGACAGACGCCTCATTGCCTCCATCAAGTTACTTTATATACGTGCTCTTTGTGTTACATCACTGGAAAAACTGGATAAGACGAAAGAATCGTTTAATGACTACTTCAGGGGTGTCAGGGAATTCTTGGAAGTGAAAGCCAAAAACCTTGATAGAAATTTTGAAAACCTTTATTGGGATCTAATGGAAAATTCTAATGAAATGGCTGTAGAGAATCGTGTCCTTTTAACACAATACATGCAGAAGTGTGTTACAGTTGGTGTAAATTGGCAAGAAGCGCTGAATGACATGAATTTTGTGGAGGCACTGAGAGAAGATATGGGCAACCGACTTGATGAAGCGTACACTGGTTTTGGTATAACCCGAGCTATGACACTAGATCAATTTGAACGCAAGTTTGGATAG
- the LOC141717748 gene encoding uncharacterized protein LOC141717748, producing MATMKDLPCELLFHIIFLLVQSSGGAEEFAQIIAVCRDFLLYAKDKSVLRVVKFDVKMEPVNIYRFQNVKGLLVKCSEAGNEAAQHVLGKVIMLSCTHLFLSKFQPVRSSLAHSDRLILDCWIPDTNVSAQNNKMRSFMTYFSPTHVKFPSTRLVHHQLVKLFLLNVSHDDFIEMYVFLKYYIKYFPGVTPEDIRLNCSILLLYVRAVSVASLEKLAKTKEAFNDYFRGVRKFVEVKAKNLDIDLDDSVCPLNEDSSVMAEEYRVLLREYLWKCDTVGVNWREALSDMNFVEALGEDMGSLFNEEYNDFIMMRAETLGDFESKFG from the exons ATGGCGACAATGAAAGACCTGCCCTGTGAGCTGCTTTTTCATATCATCTTTCTGTTGGTGCAGTCATCAGGTGGAGCAGAAGAATTTGCCCAAATAATAGCTGT GTGTCGAGATTTTCTTTTGTATGCGAAAGATAAATCAGTTTTAAGGGTTGTCAAGTTTGATGTTAAGATGGAACCTGTGAACATTTACCGGTTCCAAAATGTCAAAGGCCTGCTCGTCAAATGCTCTGAAGCGGGTAATGAAGCTGCTCAGCATGTGCTTGGGAAG GTAATAATGCTGAGCTGTACTCATTTGTTTCTTAGTAAATTTCAGCCAGTAAGATCTAGTTTAGCTCATTCTGATCGTTTAATACTTGATTGTTGGATTCCTGACACAAATGTTTCCGCTCAGAACAATAAAATGAGGTCTTTTATGACCTACTTTTCACCTACTCATGTGAAATTTCCATCGACAAGATTGGTTCACCACCAACTTGTGAAATTGTTTTTGCTTAATGTCAGCCATGATGACTTCATTGAAATGTATGTATTCTTAAAGTATTATATTAAGTACTTCCCGGGTGTTACTCCAGAAGACATACGCCTCAATTGCTCCATCCTGTTACTGTATGTACGTGCTGTTTCTGTTGCATCACTGGAAAAACTGGCCAAGACGAAAGAAGCATTTAATGACTATTTCAGGGGTGTCAGGAAATTCGTGGAAGTGAAAGCCAAAAACCTTGATATAGATTTGGACGATTCTGTTTGTCCTCTTAATGAAGATTCTAGTGTAATGGCTGAAGAATATCGTGTCCTTTTAAGAGAATACTTGTGGAAGTGTGATACAGTTGGTGTGAATTGGCGAGAGGCACTAAGTGACATGAATTTTGTTGAGGCACTGGGAGAAGATATGGGCAGCCTATTTAATGAAGAGTACAATGATTTTATTATGATGCGAGCGGAGACACTTGGTGACTTTGAAAGCAAGTTTGGATAG
- the LOC141717750 gene encoding uncharacterized protein LOC141717750 isoform X1, giving the protein MGANIKLQPATLEEQVNKEQYQQLPGKLIYLSHTRPDVAFAISGAMATMKDLPCELLFHIIFLLVQSSGGAEAFARIIAVCRDFLLCAEAKSVLRVVKFDIKMEPFKFYQFQNVKGLLVKCSEAGNEAAQHVLGKVILLSSAHLFLSERQQVSSSVRPSDRSMLNRWIVDTNVPAQNNKVSSFMTYFTPIQVCTSELSTTRLVHYQLVKLFLLNGSHHDFIEMGVFLKYCIKYFMGVTRENSRLIASIELLVTRAFCVRTLEKMKESFSDCFRGVREFLEGKAENLDGNLEDHSSARSGNSSGMGAETIFLLKEYIVKCARGGVDWHEAMNDMNFVEALREDISNRLNEAYADFSMTRAETLGKFERKFG; this is encoded by the exons ATGGGAGCCAATATAAAGCTTCAGCCTGCAACCTTGGAAGAACAAGTGAACAAAGAGCAATATCAACAACTACCGGGAAAACTAATATATTTGTCACACACTCGGCCAGATGTTGCATTTGCAATAAGTGGT GCAATGGCGACAATGAAAGACCTGCCCTGTGAGCTGCTTTTTCATATCATCTTTCTGTTGGTGCAGTCATCAGGTGGAGCAGAAGCATTTGCCCGAATAATAGCTGT TTGTCGAGATTTTCTTTTGTGTGCGGAAGCTAAATCAGTTTTAAGGGTTGTCAAGTTTGATATCAAGATGGAACCTTTCAAATTTTACCAGTTCCAAAATGTCAAAGGCCTACTCGTCAAATGTTCTGAAGCGGGTAATGAAGCTGCTCAGCATGTGCTTGGGAAG GTAATATTGCTGAGCTCTGCTCATTTGTTCCTCAGTGAACGGCAGCAAGTAAGTTCTAGTGTCCGCCCTTCTGATCGTTCAATGCTTAATCGTTGGATTGTTGACACAAATGTTCCCGCTCAGAACAATAAAGTCAGTTCTTTTATGACGTACTTTACACCTATACAAGTGTGCACTAGTGAATTGTCAACAACAAGATTGGTTCACTACCAACTTGTGAAGTTGTTTTTGCTTAATGGCAGCCATCACGACTTCATTGAAATGGGTGTATTCTTAAAGTATTGTATAAAGTACTTCATGGGAGTTACCAGAGAAAACAGCCGGCTCATTGCCTCTATCGAGTTACTTGTAACACGTGCTTTTTGTGTTAGAACACtggaaaagatgaaagaatcaTTTAGTGACTGCTTCAGGGGTGTCAGAGAATTCTTGGAAGGGAAAGCCGAAAACCTTGATGGAAATTTGGAAGACCATTCTAGTGCTCGAAGTGGAAATTCTAGTGGAATGGGTGCAGAGACAATATTCCTTTTAAAAGAATACATTGTGAAGTGTGCTAGAGGTGGTGTGGATTGGCATGAAGCAATGAATGACATGAATTTTGTTGAGGCACTGAGAGAAGACATAAGCAACCGACTTAATGAAGCGTATGCTGATTTTAGTATGACCCGAGCCGAGACACTTGGTAAATTTGAACGCAAATTTGGATAG
- the LOC141717750 gene encoding uncharacterized protein LOC141717750 isoform X2 yields MATMKDLPCELLFHIIFLLVQSSGGAEAFARIIAVCRDFLLCAEAKSVLRVVKFDIKMEPFKFYQFQNVKGLLVKCSEAGNEAAQHVLGKVILLSSAHLFLSERQQVSSSVRPSDRSMLNRWIVDTNVPAQNNKVSSFMTYFTPIQVCTSELSTTRLVHYQLVKLFLLNGSHHDFIEMGVFLKYCIKYFMGVTRENSRLIASIELLVTRAFCVRTLEKMKESFSDCFRGVREFLEGKAENLDGNLEDHSSARSGNSSGMGAETIFLLKEYIVKCARGGVDWHEAMNDMNFVEALREDISNRLNEAYADFSMTRAETLGKFERKFG; encoded by the exons ATGGCGACAATGAAAGACCTGCCCTGTGAGCTGCTTTTTCATATCATCTTTCTGTTGGTGCAGTCATCAGGTGGAGCAGAAGCATTTGCCCGAATAATAGCTGT TTGTCGAGATTTTCTTTTGTGTGCGGAAGCTAAATCAGTTTTAAGGGTTGTCAAGTTTGATATCAAGATGGAACCTTTCAAATTTTACCAGTTCCAAAATGTCAAAGGCCTACTCGTCAAATGTTCTGAAGCGGGTAATGAAGCTGCTCAGCATGTGCTTGGGAAG GTAATATTGCTGAGCTCTGCTCATTTGTTCCTCAGTGAACGGCAGCAAGTAAGTTCTAGTGTCCGCCCTTCTGATCGTTCAATGCTTAATCGTTGGATTGTTGACACAAATGTTCCCGCTCAGAACAATAAAGTCAGTTCTTTTATGACGTACTTTACACCTATACAAGTGTGCACTAGTGAATTGTCAACAACAAGATTGGTTCACTACCAACTTGTGAAGTTGTTTTTGCTTAATGGCAGCCATCACGACTTCATTGAAATGGGTGTATTCTTAAAGTATTGTATAAAGTACTTCATGGGAGTTACCAGAGAAAACAGCCGGCTCATTGCCTCTATCGAGTTACTTGTAACACGTGCTTTTTGTGTTAGAACACtggaaaagatgaaagaatcaTTTAGTGACTGCTTCAGGGGTGTCAGAGAATTCTTGGAAGGGAAAGCCGAAAACCTTGATGGAAATTTGGAAGACCATTCTAGTGCTCGAAGTGGAAATTCTAGTGGAATGGGTGCAGAGACAATATTCCTTTTAAAAGAATACATTGTGAAGTGTGCTAGAGGTGGTGTGGATTGGCATGAAGCAATGAATGACATGAATTTTGTTGAGGCACTGAGAGAAGACATAAGCAACCGACTTAATGAAGCGTATGCTGATTTTAGTATGACCCGAGCCGAGACACTTGGTAAATTTGAACGCAAATTTGGATAG